The following proteins are co-located in the Bacteroidales bacterium genome:
- a CDS encoding family 78 glycoside hydrolase catalytic domain encodes QDASGKPHYYTYTLKGDGVETWNPKFTYYGFRYVQVEGATPDTVSGNDQPKILDMDFLHTRNSAPQDGHFETSYQLFNDIYSLINWAIRSNLQSVVTDCPHREKLGWMEQTHLMGGSIHYNYNLHHLYKKLVYDMMDAQTSEGLVPDIAPEYVEFIDGFRDSPEWGSASVILPWFLYKWYGDKETMKKAWPMMSRYVNYLKSKADGHILSHGLGDWYDLGPDSPGPAQLTPKALTATAIYYHDVNLLSRMAEIIDKPEEQARYSQWAEQIRKAFQDHFFDEEKDVYSTGSQTAMAMPLVTGLVDEDDRQHVFSNLTDSIHANNKALTAGDVGFHFLVKALQNGGADHLLYEMNARDDVPGYGYQLKKGATALTESWAALEEVSNNHLMLGHIMEWFYGGLSGIQQTNESFAYNHVLIDPAMVGNIESTNAWYDSPNGRIASEWSGAGGQITMKVTIPVNTTATVIIPSGQKDRITESGTRITGHPDIIDVGGNKNETRLKIGSGEYIFDFFQ; translated from the coding sequence CAGGATGCTTCAGGCAAACCGCATTATTATACCTACACCCTGAAAGGAGACGGGGTGGAAACCTGGAACCCGAAATTCACTTATTATGGATTTCGTTATGTACAAGTAGAAGGAGCAACACCGGATACTGTTTCCGGTAACGATCAACCCAAAATTTTAGATATGGATTTCCTCCATACACGAAATTCTGCTCCCCAAGATGGCCATTTTGAAACTTCTTATCAACTTTTTAACGATATCTATTCGCTGATTAACTGGGCCATCAGGAGCAATCTGCAAAGCGTGGTAACAGACTGTCCCCATCGTGAGAAATTAGGTTGGATGGAGCAAACACATCTAATGGGTGGATCCATACATTACAATTATAATCTCCATCATCTTTACAAAAAGCTGGTTTATGACATGATGGATGCACAAACATCCGAAGGACTCGTTCCGGATATTGCACCTGAATATGTTGAATTTATTGATGGATTCCGGGATTCACCGGAGTGGGGGAGTGCTTCCGTTATACTCCCTTGGTTTCTCTACAAGTGGTACGGCGATAAGGAAACGATGAAAAAGGCCTGGCCTATGATGAGCCGTTATGTAAATTACTTGAAGAGCAAAGCCGACGGCCACATTCTTTCCCATGGACTGGGCGATTGGTATGACCTGGGGCCTGACTCTCCGGGTCCTGCTCAGCTAACTCCCAAAGCTCTCACAGCTACAGCAATCTATTACCATGATGTGAATTTGCTGAGTCGGATGGCCGAAATTATTGATAAACCCGAAGAACAAGCCAGGTATTCGCAATGGGCGGAACAGATCCGAAAGGCATTTCAGGATCACTTTTTTGATGAGGAAAAGGATGTGTATTCTACAGGTAGCCAAACGGCCATGGCTATGCCTTTGGTCACCGGATTGGTGGACGAGGACGATCGGCAGCATGTATTTTCAAATCTGACTGATTCCATCCATGCCAATAACAAAGCATTGACAGCCGGCGATGTGGGTTTTCATTTCCTGGTGAAGGCACTGCAGAATGGCGGAGCCGATCATCTGCTTTATGAAATGAATGCACGGGATGATGTGCCCGGCTATGGCTATCAGCTTAAAAAAGGAGCGACTGCTCTGACAGAATCCTGGGCTGCACTGGAAGAAGTATCCAATAATCACCTGATGCTGGGACATATCATGGAATGGTTCTATGGAGGATTATCAGGGATACAACAAACCAACGAATCTTTTGCCTACAACCACGTTCTGATTGATCCGGCCATGGTAGGTAACATTGAAAGTACAAATGCCTGGTATGATTCGCCCAATGGAAGAATTGCCTCGGAATGGTCCGGAGCCGGTGGGCAGATAACCATGAAAGTTACCATACCGGTCAATACAACTGCAACTGTTATCATTCCGTCAGGTCAAAAGGATCGGATTACTGAGTCAGGTACCCGGATTACGGGTCATCCGGATATCATTGATGTAGGTGGTAATAAAAATGAAACTCGTTTGAAAATAGGTTCCGGAGAATATATATTTGATTTTTTTCAGTAA